A single region of the Demequina sp. genome encodes:
- a CDS encoding YciI family protein: MTDYMLAMYYVQDPSAVPDNIDEIMARVGALNDRMRAQDALVWTNGLEFAGAARVVTAGDPPLVTEGPYLETREAMGGFWILRADSPEAAQDWAAQASRAVGLPIEVRAFQA, translated from the coding sequence ATGACCGACTACATGCTCGCGATGTACTACGTGCAGGACCCGAGCGCCGTGCCCGACAACATCGACGAGATCATGGCGCGCGTTGGCGCGCTGAATGACCGGATGCGCGCACAGGACGCCCTCGTCTGGACCAACGGCCTCGAGTTTGCGGGCGCTGCCCGCGTGGTGACCGCCGGCGATCCGCCGCTCGTCACCGAGGGCCCGTACCTCGAGACCCGTGAGGCCATGGGCGGCTTCTGGATCCTTCGCGCGGACTCTCCAGAGGCCGCACAGGACTGGGCCGCCCAAGCCAGCCGCGCCGTCGGGCTGCCGATAGAGGTCCGAGCCTTCCAGGCATAG
- a CDS encoding type II toxin-antitoxin system death-on-curing family toxin, whose amino-acid sequence MIRYLDYRHIVDIVHAEGLGPIRDAGLLKSAIERPQTTLMGVDAYPSLHLKAAALAHSLCLNHALVDGNKRIAAIGLYVFLGINGEDLVLTNDELFDLVMAVASGELRDVPEIAARLRTQPR is encoded by the coding sequence ATGATCCGCTATCTCGATTACCGACACATCGTCGACATCGTGCATGCGGAGGGACTCGGTCCCATTCGAGACGCGGGACTCCTCAAGTCCGCGATAGAGCGACCGCAAACAACGCTCATGGGTGTCGACGCCTATCCATCGCTTCACCTCAAGGCGGCCGCGCTAGCGCACTCGCTATGTCTCAACCATGCGCTCGTGGACGGCAACAAGCGCATTGCTGCAATCGGGCTCTACGTGTTCCTCGGAATCAACGGGGAGGATCTGGTGCTCACCAATGACGAACTCTTCGACCTCGTCATGGCCGTGGCCTCCGGCGAGCTGCGCGACGTTCCCGAGATAGCGGCGAGGCTGCGTACCCAACCCAGGTGA
- the cimA gene encoding citramalate synthase, with translation MSDLTVEVYDTTLRDGAQQEGMNLSVADKMAIAPLLDELGVGIIEGGWPGAVPKDTEFFALVNKELKFTNAQFAAFGMTRRAGSTAAADPQVRALLDSEAPIITLVAKSDIRHAERALRVSGDENLAMIEETVAFLAGEGRRVVLDAEHFFDGYRFDPEYAVRALLAAEAGGASTLCLCDTNGGMLPDDVAGIVAAVRGRTSVQLGMHAHNDSGCAVANSMAAVSAGATHVQGCVNGYGERTGNADLVAIVANLELKRGAVALKGNGLAESTRIAHAISEITNIAPFARQPYVGASAFAHKAGIHASAIKVDPDLYQHTQPEYVGNDMRMLVSEMAGRASIELKGKELGFDLSGQTELLGRVTERVKNAEAQGYTYDAADASFELLLRWELGQAPKYWDVETWRVRVSSTPGDPRNADAEAVIKLHAGGGERVVTVGEGNGPVNALDHALRVALESVYPEIARFELVDFKVRIMDASHGTDAVTRVLITTVDSETGLSWRTVGVGPNIIEASWEALTDALFYGLLKLDVTPNP, from the coding sequence ATGTCCGATCTCACAGTTGAGGTCTACGACACCACGCTGCGCGACGGCGCGCAGCAGGAGGGCATGAACCTGTCCGTTGCGGACAAGATGGCGATTGCGCCCCTTCTTGATGAGCTCGGCGTGGGCATCATCGAGGGCGGCTGGCCCGGCGCCGTGCCCAAGGACACCGAGTTCTTTGCCCTGGTAAACAAGGAACTGAAGTTCACCAACGCGCAGTTCGCGGCGTTCGGCATGACGCGCCGCGCGGGCTCCACGGCTGCGGCGGACCCCCAAGTGCGCGCGCTGCTGGACTCCGAGGCGCCCATCATCACCCTCGTGGCCAAGAGCGACATCCGGCACGCCGAGCGTGCGCTGCGCGTCAGCGGCGACGAGAACCTCGCGATGATCGAGGAGACCGTCGCGTTCCTGGCCGGAGAGGGGCGGCGCGTCGTCCTCGACGCCGAGCACTTCTTCGACGGCTACCGCTTTGACCCCGAGTACGCCGTCCGCGCGCTCCTCGCGGCGGAAGCGGGCGGGGCGTCCACGCTGTGCCTCTGTGACACGAACGGCGGCATGCTGCCCGACGACGTGGCCGGGATCGTCGCGGCCGTGCGGGGGCGGACGTCGGTTCAGCTGGGCATGCACGCGCACAACGATTCCGGCTGCGCTGTGGCGAACTCGATGGCGGCGGTTTCTGCGGGGGCCACGCATGTCCAGGGCTGCGTCAACGGCTACGGCGAGCGCACGGGCAACGCGGACCTCGTCGCGATCGTCGCGAACCTCGAGCTCAAGCGCGGCGCCGTGGCGCTGAAGGGCAACGGGCTCGCCGAGTCCACACGCATCGCCCACGCGATCTCCGAGATCACCAACATCGCGCCGTTCGCGCGCCAGCCCTACGTGGGCGCGTCGGCGTTCGCACACAAGGCGGGCATCCACGCGTCGGCCATCAAGGTAGACCCGGACCTCTATCAGCACACCCAGCCCGAATACGTGGGCAACGACATGCGCATGCTCGTCTCCGAGATGGCGGGCCGCGCGTCGATCGAGCTCAAAGGCAAGGAACTGGGCTTTGACCTCAGCGGCCAGACGGAGCTGCTCGGTCGCGTCACCGAGCGTGTCAAGAACGCGGAGGCGCAGGGCTACACGTACGACGCGGCCGACGCGTCGTTCGAGCTGCTGCTGCGCTGGGAACTCGGACAGGCGCCCAAGTACTGGGACGTGGAGACGTGGCGCGTGCGCGTCTCGTCCACGCCGGGCGATCCCCGCAACGCCGACGCGGAGGCCGTCATCAAGCTTCACGCCGGTGGGGGAGAGCGCGTTGTCACCGTGGGCGAGGGCAACGGGCCGGTCAACGCATTGGACCACGCGCTACGCGTGGCGCTCGAGTCCGTCTACCCGGAGATCGCGCGGTTCGAGCTCGTCGACTTCAAGGTGCGCATCATGGACGCGTCCCACGGCACCGACGCGGTGACGCGGGTGCTCATCACCACGGTCGATTCCGAGACCGGCCTGTCGTGGCGCACCGTTGGAGTCGGCCCGAACATCATCGAGGCGTCGTGGGAGGCCCTCACCGATGCGCTGTTCTATGGACTGCTCAAGCTGGACGTGACGCCCAACCCGTAG
- a CDS encoding VIT family protein yields the protein MVEEEFEEHLEEENLSARLNWLRAGVLGANDGVVSVAALLVGVAAANPPQGIIVTAGIAGIAAGALSMGIGEYVSVSSQRDAERAQLKREQLWQETRPDWELEQLVRLNMETGMSEDTARRAATEQHDHDPVAIHAKMHLGIDPDDIVNPWSAGIASFIAFTTGGLFPLLTMLLAPDAARIAATFAIVVVALAATGFISARLGRSKRRIGVLRNVVGGALAMAITYGIGSLVGTAV from the coding sequence ATGGTGGAGGAAGAATTCGAGGAGCACCTCGAGGAAGAAAACCTCTCGGCGCGCCTCAACTGGCTGCGCGCCGGTGTGCTGGGTGCGAACGACGGCGTGGTCTCTGTGGCCGCGCTGCTCGTCGGCGTCGCGGCTGCGAACCCCCCTCAAGGCATCATCGTCACCGCAGGTATCGCGGGAATTGCGGCCGGTGCGCTGAGCATGGGCATCGGCGAGTATGTCTCGGTCTCGAGCCAGCGTGACGCCGAGCGCGCGCAGCTCAAGCGCGAGCAGCTGTGGCAGGAGACGCGGCCCGACTGGGAGCTCGAGCAGCTCGTGCGCCTCAACATGGAGACGGGCATGTCCGAGGACACTGCCCGGCGTGCGGCCACCGAGCAGCACGACCACGACCCGGTCGCGATTCACGCCAAGATGCACCTCGGCATCGACCCGGACGACATCGTCAACCCGTGGTCGGCCGGCATCGCAAGCTTCATCGCCTTCACCACCGGCGGGCTGTTCCCGCTCCTCACGATGCTGCTGGCGCCGGACGCCGCGCGCATCGCCGCGACCTTCGCGATCGTCGTCGTGGCGCTCGCCGCGACCGGTTTCATCTCCGCGCGGCTCGGCCGCTCCAAGCGCCGCATCGGCGTGCTGCGCAACGTCGTCGGCGGCGCGCTCGCGATGGCGATCACCTACGGCATCGGCAGCCTGGTGGGCACCGCGGTCTAG
- a CDS encoding CopG family transcriptional regulator, protein MTLRLDERHDEMLARLAEKWGVSKNEAVLRAVEAADSGTDLDLDVASAYGRAVFQYKDALDRLGSV, encoded by the coding sequence ATGACACTGAGACTCGACGAGCGGCACGACGAGATGCTCGCGCGCCTTGCCGAGAAATGGGGCGTCTCCAAGAACGAGGCAGTCCTCCGCGCGGTAGAGGCGGCAGATAGTGGCACGGACCTGGACCTCGATGTTGCGTCGGCGTACGGGCGCGCAGTTTTTCAGTACAAGGACGCGCTTGACCGCCTTGGGTCTGTCTAG
- a CDS encoding sigma-70 family RNA polymerase sigma factor — translation MSTWSETLDALVRERGGALYGYAFVLTGDHHAADDLLQDALVRAFRGSRRAMPLDAAHAYVKRAMQTALVDGHRRASARPRPDHREADASAPDPTTASDTRTALHQAVLSLPPRERTCVVMRYFDGLNASQIARELGLQPGTVRRYLADGVATLTRTHGEFGLAPEDVYEADDGITVVVEVKGGRR, via the coding sequence GTGAGCACGTGGAGCGAGACCCTTGATGCGCTCGTCCGCGAGCGCGGCGGGGCGCTTTACGGGTACGCATTCGTCCTCACCGGCGACCACCACGCGGCCGACGATCTCCTCCAGGACGCTCTCGTGCGCGCCTTCCGCGGCAGTCGCCGGGCCATGCCGCTCGACGCCGCCCATGCGTACGTGAAGCGCGCGATGCAGACCGCCCTCGTCGACGGTCACCGCCGTGCGAGCGCCCGCCCACGGCCGGACCACCGCGAGGCCGACGCCAGTGCGCCCGACCCGACCACAGCGTCGGACACAAGAACGGCACTGCACCAGGCGGTGCTGTCGCTGCCGCCGCGAGAGCGCACGTGCGTGGTCATGCGCTACTTCGATGGCCTCAACGCGAGCCAGATTGCGCGCGAGCTGGGTTTGCAGCCCGGCACGGTGCGCCGGTATCTGGCCGACGGGGTGGCCACCTTGACGCGAACACACGGCGAGTTTGGGCTCGCCCCAGAAGACGTATACGAGGCGGACGACGGCATCACCGTTGTCGTTGAGGTGAAGGGAGGCAGGCGATGA